The genomic region CTAAATGAAAGAAGACTTCCATATCCAAGTTTAGCTCAGACGTAGCTGCCTTCTTTTTGGGCGTGAAGAAGTGTCAAACCAAAATACCCAATAAGCATAAGCATTAGCTCTCCCTGAAAAGGAGGTGATCCAGCCGCACCTTCCAGTACGGCTACCTTGTTACGACTTCACTCCAGTCACAAGCCTAGCCTTAGGCATCCCCCTCCTTACGGTTAAGGGTAATGACTTCAAACATGGCCAGCTCCTATAGTGTGACGGGCGGTGTGTACAAGGCCTGGGAACGGATTCACCGCCGTATGGCTGACCGGCGATTACTAGCGATTCCTGCTTCATGCAGGCGAGTTGCAGCCTGCAATCCGAACTGAGGACGAGTTTTTGGAGTTAGCTCACCCTCGCGAGATCGCGACCCTTTGTCCCGCCCATTGTAGCACGTGTGTCGCCCAGGGCATAAGGGGCATGATGACttggcctcatcctctccttcctccggcttAACACCGGCGGTCTGTTCAGGGTTCCAAACTCATAGTGGCAACTAAACACGAGGGTTGCGCTCGTTGCGAGACTTAACCCAACACCTTACGGCACGAGCTGACGACAGCCATGCACCACCTGTGTCCGCGTTCCCGAGGGCACCCCTCTCTTTCAAGAGGATTCGCGGCATGTCAAGCCCTGGTAAGGTTCTTCGCTTTGCATCgaattaaaccacatgctccaccGCTTGTGCGGGCCCCCGTCAATTCCTTTGAGTTTCATTCTTGCGAACGTACTCCCCAGGCGGGATACTTAACGCGTTAGCTACAGCACTGCACGGGTCGAGTCGCACAACACCTAGTATCCATCGTTTACGGCTAGGAATACTGGGGTCTCTAATCCCATTTGCTCCCCTAGCTTTCGTCTCTCAGTGTCAGTGTCGGCCCAGCAGAGTGCTTTCTCCATTGGTGTTCTTTTCGATCTCAATGCATTTCACCGCTCCACCGGAAATTCCCTCTGCCCCTACCGTACTCCAGCTTGGTAGTTTCCACCGCCTGTCCAGGGTTGAGCCCTGGGATTTGACGGCGGACTTGAAAAGCCACCTACAGACGCTTTACGCCTAATCATTCCGGATAACGCTTGCATCCTCTGTCTTACCGCGGCTGCTGGCACAGAGTTAGCCGATGCTTATTCCTCAGATACCGTCATTGTTTCTTCTTCGAGAAAAGAAGTTGACGACCCGTAGGCCTTCCACCTCCACGCGGCATTGCTCCGTCAGGCTTTCACCCATTGTGGAAAATTCCCCACTGCTGCCTCCCGTAGGAGTTTGGGCCGTGTCTCAGTCCCAGTGTGGCTGATCATCCTCTCGGACCAGCTACTGATCATCGCCTTGGTAAGCTATTACCTCACCAACTAGCTAATCAGACGCGAGCCCCTCCTTGGGCGGATTTCTCCTTTTGCTCCTCAGCCTACGGGGTATTAGCAACCGTTTCCAGTTGTTGTTCCCCTCCCAAGGGCAGGTTCTTACGTGTTACTCACCCGTTCGCAACTGGAAATACCACTTCCCGTTCGACTTGCATGTGTTAAGCATGCCGCCAGCGTTCATCCTGAGCCAGGATCGAACTCTCCATGAGATTCATAGTTGCATTACTTATAGCTTCCTTATTCGTAGACAAAGCAGATTCGGAATTGTCTTTCCTTCCAAGGATAACTTGTATCCATGCGCTTCAGATTATTAGCCTGGAGTTTGCCACCAGCAGTATAGCCAACCCTACCCTATCACGTTAATCCCACAAGCCTCTTATCCATTCCCGTTCACTCGTGGCGGGGGAGTAAGCCAAAATAGAAAAAACTCACATTGGGTTTAGGGATAATCAGGCTCGAACTGATGACTTCCACCACGTCAAGGTGACACTCTACCGCTGAGTTATATCCCTTCCCCGTCCCATCGAGAAAGAGAATTAACAAATCCTAAGGCAAAGGGGTGAGAAACTCAAGGCCACTCTTCCTCCGGGCTTTCTTTCCGCACTATTATGGATAGTCAAATAATGGGAAAAATTGGATTCAATTGTCAACTGGTCCTATCGAAAGTAGGATTGACTATGGATTCGAGCCATCGCACATGGTTTCATAAAATCTGTACGATTTTCCCGATCTAAATCGAGCAGGTTTCCATGAAGAAGATCTTGTTCAGcatgttctattcgatactggtagGAGAAGAACCCGACTCGGTATTCTTAAAAAAAAGAGGGGAAGCAGAACCAAGTCAAGATGATATGGGTCGCCCCTTCTTCTTGCGCCAAAGATCTTACCATTTCCGAAGGAACTGGGGCTACATTTCTTTTCAATTTCCATTCAAGAGTTTCTATCTGTTTCCACGCCCTTTTCTTGAGACCTCGAAACATGAGGACAAATTACTTCTCTTAGGAACACATACAAGAAAAAGGATAACGGTAGCCCTCCCATTAACTACTTCATTTTCATTTATGAATTTCATAGTAATAGAAATCCATGTCCTACCGAGACAGAATTTAGAACTTGCTATCCTCTTGCCTAATAGGCAAAGATTGACCTCTGTAGAAAGACTGATTCATTCGGATCGATATGAGGACCCAACTCCGTTGCATTGCCAGAATCCATGTTCCATATTTGAAGCCGGTTGACCTCTGTGCTTCTCTCATGGTACAATCCTCTTCCTGCTGAGCCCCCTTTCTCCTCGGTCCACAGAGAAAAAAATGTAGGACTGGTGCCGACAGTTCATCACGGAAGAAAGAACTCACAGAGCCGGGATCGGTAACTAATAGTACTACTAACTAATACTAATATATAGAAATAGATATCTAGAAATAGAAATGAACTAATATATAGATAATCGAAATTGAAAAGAACTGTCTTTTCTGTATACTTTCCCCGTTCTATTGCTACCGCGGGTCTTATGCAATCGATCGGATCATATAGATATCCCTTCAACACAACATAGGTCATCGAAAAGATCTCGGACGACTCACCAAAGCACGAAAGCCAGTTAGAAAATGGATTCCTATTTGAAGAGTGCCTAACCGCATGGATAAGCTCACATTAACCCGTCAAATTTGGATCCAATTCGGGATTTTTCTTGGGAAGTTTCGGGAAGAAATTGGAATGGAATAATATAGATTCATACAGAGGAAAAGGTTCTCTATTGATGCAAACGCTGTACCTAGAGGATAGGGATAGAGGAAGAGGGAAAAATcgaaatgaaataaataaagaataaaGCCAAAAAAATAAGTCGAAGATAGAAGAGCCCAGATTCCAAATGAAGAAATGGAAACTCGAAAAGGATCCTTCTGATTCTCAAAGAATGAGGGGCAAGGGGATTGATACCGAGAAAGATTTCTTATTATAAGACGTGATTTGATCTGCATATGTTTGGTAAAAGAACAATCTTCTCCTTTAATCATATCATAAATGGAAAGTGTTCAATTAGAACATGAAAACGTGACTCAATTGGTCTTAGTTAGTCTTCGGGACGGAGTGGAAGAAGGGCGGAGACTCTCGAACGAGGAAAAGGATCCCTTCGAAAGAATTGACCGAGGAGCCGTATGAGGTGAAAATCTCATGTACGGTTCTGTAAAGGGACAGTAAGGGTGACTTATCTGTCGACTTTTCCACTATCAACCCCAAAAAACCCAACTCTGCCTTACGTAAAGTTGCCAGAGTACGATTAACCTCTGGATTTGAAATCACTGCTTATATACCTGGTATTGGCCATAATTTACAAGAACATTCTGTAGTATTAGTAAGAGGAGGAAGGGTTAAGGATTTACCCGGTGTGAGATATCACATTATTCGAGGAACCCTAGATGCTGTCGCAGTAAAGAATCGTCAACAAGGGCGTTCTAGTGCGTTGTAGATTCTTATCCAAGACTTGTATCATTTGATGATGCCATGTGAATCGCTAGAAACATGTGAAGTGTATGGCTAACCCAATAACGAAAGTTTCGTAAGGGGACTGGAGCAGGCTACCATGAGACAAAAGATCCTCTTTCTAAAGAGATTCGATTCGGAACTCTTATATGTACAAGGTCAATATGGAAATTCTTTCAGAGGTTTTCCCTTACTTTGTCCGTGTCAACAAACAATTCAAAATACCTCGACTTTTTCAGAACAGGTCCGAGTCAAATAGCAATGATTCGAAGCACTTCTTTTTCCATTACACTATTTCGGAAACCTAAGGACTCGATCGTATGGATATGGAAAATAGAGGATTTCCGATCCTAGCGGGAAAAGGAGGGAAATGGATACTCAATTTAAAGTGAGTAAACAGAATTCCATACTCGATCTCATAGATCCCTATAGAATTCTGTGGAAATCCGTATTCGATGAAAGTCGTATGTACGGCTTGGAGGGAGATCTTTCCTATCTTTCGAGATCCACCCTACAATATGGGGTCAAAAATCCAAAAAATAAGTGATTTTAGCCCTTATAAAAAGAAAACGGATTCTTGAACCTCTTTCACGCTCATGTCACATCGAGGTACTGCAGAAAAAAGAACTGCAAAATCCGATCCAATTTTTCGTAATCGATTAGTTAACATGGTGGTTAACCGTATTATGAAAGACGGAAAAAAATCATTGGCTTATCAAATTCTCTATCGAGCCGTGAAAAAGATTCAACAAAAGACAGAAACAAATCCACTATTGGTTTTACGTCAAGCaatacgtagagtaactcccaatatAGGAGTAAAAACAAGACGTAATAAAAAAGGATCGACGCGGAAAGTTCCGATTGAAATAGGATCtaaacaaggaagagcacttgcCATTCGTTGGTTATTAGAAGCATCCCAAAAGTGTCCGGGTCGAAACATGGCTTTCAAATTAAGTTCCGAATTAGTAGATGCTGCCAAAGGGAGTGGGGGTGCCATACGCAAAAAGGAAGCGACTCATAGAATGGCAGAGGCAAATAGAGCTCTTGCACATTTTCGTTAATCCATGAACAGAATCTATGTATGTAGACACATGGATCCGTACATCTCGATCGgaaaagaatcaatagaaggagAACCGGACGATATCTTTCTCGaaacaaacaaaaaggaaaagaaagagaaaacagaaatCATGATCAACTAAGCCCTCTCGAGGGCTTGCTTAAGAATAAGGAAGAAGAATCTTATGGAAATAGCATGGAATAAGGTTTGATCCTATTCATGGGGATTCCGTAAATATCCCATTTCAAAAATCAAAACAATCGGGACTTTTCGGAGATGGGATGCAGTTACTAATTCATGATCTGGCATGTACAGAATGAAAACTTCATTCTCGATTCTACGAGAATTTTTATGAAAGCGTTTCATTTGCTTCTCTTCAATGGAAGTTTCATTTTCCCAGAATGTATCCTAATTTTTGGCCTAATTCTTCTTCTGATGATCGATTCAACCTCTGATCAAAAAGATAGACCTTGGTTCTATTTCATCTCTTCAACAAGTTTAGTAATAAGCATAATGGCCCTATTGTTCCGATGGAGAGAAGAACCTATAATTAGCTTTTCGGGAAATTTCCAAACGAACAATTTCAACGAAATCTTTCAATTTCTCATTTTATTATGTTCAATTTTATGTATTCCTCTATCCgtagagtacattgaatgtacaaaAATGGCTATAACAGAGTTTCTGTTATTCGTATTAACAGCTACTCTAGGGGGAATGTTTTTATGTGGTGCTAACGATTTAATAACTATCTTTGTAGCTCCAAAATGTTTCAGTTTATGTTCCTACCTATTGTCTGGATATACCAAGAGAGATCTACGGTCTAATGAGGCTACTTTGAAATATTTACTCATGGGTGGGGCAAGCTCTTCTATTCTAGTTCATGGTTTCTCTTGGCTATATGGTTCATCTGGGGGGAGATCGAGCTTCAAGAAATTGTGAACGGTCTTATCAATACACAAATGTATAACTCTCCAGGAATTTCAATTGCGCTTATATCCATCACTGTAGGACTTGGGTTTAAGCTTTCCCCAGCCCCTTTTCATCAATGGACTCCTGACGTCTATGAAGGAGTGTGGTTCGTTTGACAAATTCCTACCTCTATATCTATCTCTGAGGTGTTTGGGTTTTGCAAAACTCCATAGACATGCAGAAGAGAAATGCTATCCCCACTCCGACCAAGATAGAACTTTTACCAAAAGTTTATTGTGATCTTTTTGTTCAAATAACAATTAAGGTGAAGCAGGGTCAGGAACAATGAATCTCTTTATGATAAACAGATCCATTTTGCAAGTTCGTTATTACGGGTAGTTCCTACAAAGAATCGGACTAATGACGTATACAATGATTGAATTATCGATGTAGATGCTACATAGTGGGTTCTCATCCTTCAGAGACTACGAGTGTAATAGGAGCATCCGTTGACAAAAGGATCACCCTAAGATGATCATCTCATGGCTATTGGGAACGAATCAAATCAGATGGTTCTATTTCTCAACCTTTCTGACTTGCTCCTACGGAACCAAGGTCGAAAGGATTGAAAAAGTCAGTCATTCACAACCACTGATGAAGGATTCCTCGAAAAGTTAAGGATTAGTAGTTCTTTTTCGAAATCGATTTCGAAAAAGAATGGATTCGGTCTTATACATACGCGAGGAAggtaatcaaaaaagagagaagacgagttcttctttcttttatcactTAGGAGCCGTGCGAGATGAAAGTCTCATGCACGGTTTTGCATGAGAGAAAGAAGCGAGGAATCCTCTTTTCGACTCTGACTCCCCCACTCCAGTCGTTGCTTTTCTTTCTGTTACTTCGAAAGTAGCTGCTTCAGCTTCAGCCATGCGAATTCTcgatattcctttttatttctcatcAAACGAATGGCATCTTCTTCTGGAAATCCTAGCTATTCTTAGCATGATTTTGGGGAATCTCCTTGCTATtactcaaacaagcatgaaacGTATGCTTGCATATTCGTCCATAGGGCAAATCGGATATGTAATTATTGGAATAATTGTTGGAGACTCAAATGATGGATATGCAAGCATGATaacttatatgctgttctatatctCCATGACTAGGAACTTTTGCTTGCATTGTATTATTTGGTCTACGTACCGGAACTGATAACATTCGAGATTATGCAGGATTATACACGAAAGATCCTTTTTTGGCTCTCTCTTTAGCCCTATGTCTCTTATCCCTAGGAGGCCTTCCTCCACTAGCAGGTTTCTTCGGAAAACTCTATCTATTCTGGTGTGGATGGCAAGCAGGCCTATATTTCTTGGTTTCAATAGGACTCCTTACGAGCGTTCTTTCTATCTACTATTATCTAAAAATAATCAAGTTATTAATGACTGGACGAAACCAAGAAATAACCCCTTATGTGCGAAATTATAGAAGATCCCCTTTAAGATCAAACAATTCCATCGAATTGAGTATGACTGTATGTGTGATAGCATCTACTATACCAGGAATATCAATGAACCCCATTCTTGCAATTGCTCAGGATACCCTCTTTTAGCTGCTAGGTCTATTTCTTAGTTCAAGATCCCTCTTACTAACTGGAATAAAAGAATTAGTAGATCTGTTCCGCCCAAAATGGGAATGGGCGCTAGGGTTATGAACTTATAATCATGGAATCGACTCGATCATCAGATTATAAGTTCATTCCATACCGAACCAGACCGTGCACATTCTTATTATGAGAAGGGGTCATTCGAGCCTATGGAAATAGGATACTCTGTTTACATAGAAATCCCTATGTCCTTACATTCTATTTAGGATTAGGAATAGGTGTAATAAGACCTGCTTTTGACATATCTATCCTATTCTTATTTGGGTACCATATGCACCTCTTTGGGCTTCTATTGAATCGAGAAATTGGATTGTACATCTTTCATCTTTTTGATTTTGATATCGATTTTGATACATATAAGGTGTCCTACGGATAATGCAAATCGAAGCTATTTGATGTCTGACTCAGGCCTATATGACCGATCGATCGAAATACTCCAAGACTCCACCTTTGTCATATATTCCATATATCACATTAGATAGATATCTTATTCATGGAATACGATTCACTTTCAAGATGCCTTGATGGTGAAATGGTAGACACGCGAGACTCAAAATCTTGTGCTGAAGAGCGTGGAGGTTCGAGTCCTCTTCAGGGCATAATATGGAGAATGCTCATTCAATGAGCATTCCCCGTAGAAGTATTCCGGAAATCTGGGCCTGGCGCTCTCCTCTATCTTCTGAGGTCCTTAACCATCTCCCTGAGAAAAGTAGACAGTAAAAGCCAAAATAGACTAAATATATATAGCCTGAACGATCCTAAAAATCCCTCGAAGGAGATAATAAAGAACCCAAAGCAGATGGTATCCTACTGCAAGGGTGGTCTtaa from Triticum aestivum cultivar Chinese Spring unplaced genomic scaffold, IWGSC CS RefSeq v2.1 scaffold53440, whole genome shotgun sequence harbors:
- the LOC123175016 gene encoding 30S ribosomal protein S7, chloroplastic-like, with amino-acid sequence MSHRGTAEKRTAKSDPIFRNRLVNMVVNRIMKDGKKSLAYQILYRAVKKIQQKTETNPLLVLRQAIRRVTPNIGVKTRRNKKGSTRKVPIEIGSKQGRALAIRWLLEASQKCPGRNMAFKLSSELVDAAKGSGGAIRKKEATHRMAEANRALAHFR